One Pseudonocardia sediminis DNA window includes the following coding sequences:
- a CDS encoding flavin-containing monooxygenase, with protein sequence MTVPQGTRGPALDAIVVGAGFSGLYMLHRLRGLGLDAVVLESGDGVGGTWYWNRYPGARCDSESWSYSYSFSPELEQEWTWAERYPSQPEMLRYLDHVADRFDLRRDIRFGTTVTAASFRDAHGDWEVRTDTGDVLTARFLITAVGCLSSANVPDIDGRASFAGEQHHTGRWPHDGVDVTGKRVGVIGTGSTGIQVIPKLAEPASHLTVFQRTPNFSIPARNRPLTEADNASFKAHYGAIRRLQRSSTNGHPYLIADRATLSVPDEERTRIYEDGWARGGLQFRAAFSDMMVDKAANDAASDFLRSKIREVVTDPATAEKLLPFDHPFAAKRPPIDTEYFETYNRDDVTLVDVRSDPIVEITPAGIRTESAEHPLDTIVFATGFDAMTGPLLRMGIHGRDGLALSEKWAAGPRTYLGLQTAGFPNLFTITGPGSPSVLANVPTCIEQHVDWIAEALVHLDERGATLIEAEPDAEDRWVDHVNAAADRTLLPLAGSSWYLGANVPGKPRVFMPYAGGLGAYTRLCDDVAARGYPGFALST encoded by the coding sequence ATGACCGTTCCGCAGGGCACCCGGGGACCGGCCCTCGACGCGATCGTCGTCGGGGCCGGTTTCTCCGGTCTGTACATGCTCCACCGGCTGCGCGGCCTCGGCCTGGACGCCGTCGTGTTGGAGTCCGGCGACGGGGTCGGCGGCACCTGGTACTGGAACCGGTACCCGGGCGCGCGCTGCGACTCCGAGAGCTGGTCCTACTCCTACTCGTTCTCCCCCGAGCTCGAGCAGGAGTGGACGTGGGCCGAGCGCTACCCGAGCCAGCCGGAGATGCTGCGCTACCTCGACCACGTCGCCGACCGGTTCGACCTGCGCCGCGACATCCGTTTCGGCACCACGGTCACCGCGGCGTCGTTCCGTGACGCCCACGGCGACTGGGAGGTCCGCACCGACACCGGTGACGTGCTCACCGCCCGGTTCCTGATCACCGCCGTGGGCTGCCTGTCCTCGGCGAACGTCCCCGACATCGACGGCCGCGCGTCGTTCGCCGGGGAGCAGCACCACACCGGGCGCTGGCCGCACGACGGCGTCGACGTCACCGGCAAGCGGGTCGGTGTGATCGGCACCGGGTCCACCGGCATCCAGGTCATCCCGAAGCTGGCCGAGCCGGCGTCGCACCTGACGGTGTTCCAGCGGACCCCGAACTTCTCCATCCCCGCGCGCAACCGTCCGCTGACCGAGGCCGACAACGCGAGCTTCAAGGCCCACTACGGCGCGATCCGGCGGCTGCAGCGCTCCTCGACCAACGGGCACCCGTACCTGATCGCCGACCGCGCGACCCTGTCGGTCCCCGACGAGGAGCGCACCCGCATCTACGAGGACGGCTGGGCCCGCGGGGGTCTGCAGTTCCGGGCCGCGTTCTCGGACATGATGGTGGACAAGGCCGCCAACGACGCGGCGTCGGACTTCCTGCGCTCGAAGATCCGCGAGGTCGTGACGGACCCGGCGACGGCGGAGAAGCTCCTCCCGTTCGACCACCCGTTCGCGGCCAAGCGCCCGCCGATCGACACCGAATACTTCGAGACCTACAACCGCGACGACGTGACGCTCGTCGACGTCCGGTCGGACCCGATCGTCGAGATCACCCCGGCCGGGATCCGCACGGAGTCGGCCGAGCACCCGCTCGACACCATCGTGTTCGCGACCGGGTTCGACGCCATGACCGGGCCGCTGCTGCGGATGGGCATCCACGGCCGCGACGGCCTGGCGCTGTCGGAGAAGTGGGCGGCCGGGCCGCGCACCTACCTCGGGCTGCAGACCGCCGGGTTCCCGAACCTGTTCACGATCACCGGGCCGGGCAGCCCGTCGGTGCTGGCGAACGTGCCGACGTGCATCGAGCAGCACGTCGACTGGATCGCCGAGGCCCTGGTGCACCTCGACGAGCGCGGCGCCACCCTCATCGAGGCCGAGCCCGACGCCGAGGACCGGTGGGTCGACCACGTCAATGCGGCCGCGGACAGGACGTTGCTGCCGCTCGCCGGGTCGTCCTGGTACCTGGGGGCGAACGTCCCCGGCAAGCCGCGGGTGTTCATGCCCTACGCCGGGGGCCTGGGCGCCTACACCCGCCTCTGCGACGACGTCGCCGCACGCGGCTACCCCGGGTTCGCCCTCAGCACCTGA